The genomic stretch AGATGGTCTACCAATAACTCTTTTGTATTTCCATCTATGATGGACTTAATGTTTCAGTTAATATGTTTGCATTTAGCGTTAGCTTCTTCATGGCTAATTCGGGGTGCTGGAGGGGCTGATTTTACTGTATTTATATTATACGTTCCCTGTATCAACACGAACTGATATCGAACACTTGACAATGAAAGCTTATGACAGACCGACCAGAAAATGACTACTGAATACTCTATCTACGCAACCCAAAATCTTAACAGTGTAAAAGCATATTTGCGGGGACTCTATTTCTCTAAAACTGAAGACAAATTCTTAGAATGCTACTTCTCACAAGAAGGATTAAGGTCAATGTAAAGCAGAAAGTAAATTGAAGGAGGGTATCTATGTCATAGACATCAATCTATATCCACGGTAAAAATTCCAGAACAAACGAAAACAGGCGAGAATTAAGGATCCACCCAGTCGaataataaaacaaagaAGTACAATACAAATCCCAAACGGCCCATGCTGTAACTTGGCATTATGTTCATAAATGAGGATCCTCGCTGAGTTGTTTCAATAAAACTCAAATCGAATCATCAGATTGTCATTGGTCGAGTCGTATGACCatgtattttttttattcctTTTAATGACTTGTTTCTTGTTGGACTATGATTCGCTCATGTATGATTTCGCTTAGACATGGCGGAAGGGCTCATAGGCATTTGACCGATTCTGAGTAGGAGGGGGGGGCGGGTAGGAGGTGTTGTAGGGAGAGGCCTGCTGGTGGCCCTGAGGGCCGATAGGCTCATAGGTGTAAGGGGTCTTCTCGGCCGTGACACCGCGGGGGGTGTTCTTGTGGTTGTAAGGGGAGCGAccggagcagcagcaggtgCTGAGCATCCAGAACAGAGCAGCTcccaaggagaaggcgacAGCCAACCAGGTGGTGACATAGATGTTTTTGCCCATGCTACCGTGCATACCATAGTCCTTCAGGTTCTCGTTGAAAGCACCAGTGACGGTGGCGAACATGGCGGTAGCAGTCACGGAGGCTGCGGcagtgaaaaggaaagcaacacCAGAGATAAGCGTGGTGACGCAGCTACCCCAGCGACTGCAGATGGCGAAGACACCGACGACCAATTCGACAACGGTGGCGACAAATGCGACGATATAGGCGATGAACATCCACTTGGAGACATTCTTGTAGAGGTTCAACGACTTGCGCAGGCCACTAGGAAGGCCATTCTCCACGCCGGTCTCCTCCAAATTCCAGACCTCGATAGGGTTGAACCAGAACTCTCCCTTGGGCTTCGAGCACTCCGAGACTTCGAATTTGTCGTTGGTGACGTTCCCATCACAGTAACCCCACAGACCAATGTTGTAGAAGTCCTTGAGGTCAAACTGCTTCTGGACCTGCTCCAAGGCCGCGGAGATATCTCCATCTGAAACGGTCACACCGGCATCGGAGAGAGCCTGGGATATTGTGCTTTGGTTTGTTGCGGTTGTTGTCATGTTTTGGAGATCGGCCTAGGATATTGTTAGTCGATGTTCCCGATTGCACGAGACAGGGATATATGCTTACCCGGAAGAAGTAGAGGTCATTTAATGTGCTGGAGCCAGAATTTGTGCAGCCCAGTccgacaatgatgatgcatACCAACGAAGCGATGGTGAGTGCATAAGGCGTGATAATACACAAAACTCGGCCGCCTTTACCCATGACGACGATGTTGATTTGTTGATGTGCAAGTTGTTCTATGTGTGGATCTGTCTGGATGTATGGGCTAAATTCCCGTGGGATTGTCTGAAGTAACGgagatagatagatagatagatagaagaACGGTGAGtgaaaagaaggggaagtgGATGAGTAGAATAGATAAAATAATAAGATGGCAGGAAGTGTCAGACGGGAGAGAATCGCGTTGTTTTTAAGATGGGCTGCCCGATGATCGTCAGTCCCCCAAGTTAAAAAAGTCCACAGTATCAACTTCACTCGCTGAGGAGGCGCAGGTTGTGTTTTTCGGGATCGTCCATGGTTCGACCAATCAGGGGATCACATGGAGGACTACGCCACGCTATGTTTCTATAAATTCATGCGAGGTTTCCACCGCAACTTTGGGAGGGTTTCGGTACCATACGAGTCCAACGGGATCAGTCGTATGGCGCTAAACCGGATCGGGGGCACTCGAGCCTCGTGGCGGGGTCATCGCAGCCCTATCGCCACGTCATAAGTGGCTGGAGTCCTACGCGTCGTCGTCTTAGCATTACGAGATTTATTAGGGAAGTCGTCGACGATCCCTTTGCAATATCAGACTATACCTATCTGGTACCGTATCCGCCGCTCTATGATGAacaagtacggagtacgtatGATAGATTaaaaagacaagaataaTAAGATTGGAACAAGAGAACCACAATCGGAATTAAAGTTGTCAAATTGAAACGGATCTGAGGCATTGTGGTCCACAACATGGCCTCCTTGGGATTAAAATAAATTTTTGATACTAGCTGAAGGCGCAAGCAGGCTTCCCTATTTAAAGCTTGGCAGCTTAACTTGTTCTATACCCAGTACGACATATCTATGTACAACTACAGTCTACAGCTCCAAGACTGGCTGCCTTAGGCAGTCAACGCAATACCCGTGACCAGATCAGGTAAAGCAGCAGAAACCTTCCGTTCCACTGGATCCAACAAAATTCTCCCACTGGATCAATCAGGCACCGAATTCAGGAGAATTAATTCCATCCACCAAGGGAGATTATAAAAGTTTCGCACAATGACCTAGGTATGTAATCAATGCATGCAAGGACCAGACCCCTGCGATATCAAGCTTACGATTAACCTTTAGGCATCTCTTTTAAAATGAACGACACTGCCGACATAGTGGAGCGATTCCAGAGTCCCCTCAGAAAAAATACCATCTTTACTAACTTACTATACCGGGTTAGACTAGTGCCCATAAATACCGGGGCTGTGCTTTCGTGGTCCATGCCCTATGAATCGGTGGGTCATTCCATTCCTGTCAGAAGTACGTATTCTCGAGTCTATCACTTCAACCCGTCAACAAGTCAGTTTACGTGTACAAACTTGATACTTTGCCGATTTCTTTTGCCGACCGTGGCATTTAGAAAATCCTGAAATAGAACTATCCGCAATGTGCTCAGCACCAGAATGACCACAAAGAGATCATTTCACATTCTGTGTCCTTCACTGCGTCCCTACCCCAGGTATGCCTGCAGAACGTCCAACATTCCCGTGAACGCAACTCCGTTTGGAGGCTCCAAACTGTACATATAATCTCCCCACCATGGACCGGCCGCCCACCAAAGCGCACCCTTCCACACGTCGGTGTTCTCAGCCAGATAATCCAGCATTCCCTTCACGGCAGTTTTGCACTGGTCGTTGTTTCCACCCGCGAACTCACCGATGATACCGACCTTCTTGTTGTCCTTGAGCCATTGAGTAGCGCTGGTGACACGCTCCTGGCCAATGGTACCAGACACGCAGGTCTCGGAAGTACCAGACCCATCCGAGTCCAAATACTGGTGCATCTGATAGACGATCTTGTCCTGGGGATCCTCCAAGTTCTTCATGTTGTCGTTCACATCGGTCCAGGTCCAGGCCCCGGTGTACGAGTTACCTTCAACGAAGATATATTGCTCCGTGGCGCCAGCCTCTCGGATCCCGTCAATGGCGGCTTGGTTGAGGTTCAGGACCAGCTCTTGGTCCATGTCATGGTATTCATTGTCTGTGAATTGGCGTTAGGATCGAGGATACCCAACTCGATGTGATACTGGGGAAGAAACGGATTGGGCCGACTCACTGGTATCGAAGATAACCAAAGAGTTGCTCTGGAACTGTCCTGCCAAGTTCTTCCAGAATGTTTGGAAATCAGATGGAGTGGACATGATCTCGCCATTGCTGCCATGTTCAAGTTAGACGACATCCTCATGTTTAAATGCCCGTAATACACTACTTCGAGGCCTTCGAGATACTCACAATCTGCCATAGTTATGGGGGTCCAAGATAGCATGGACACCCGCATCAGTGACGGCATTGACCACCTGCAAGCCTCGTCAATACCCaagatattttttttttggcagATGAGCAACTTACCGTGGTCAAGTTCTGCAGGTAGGCCTCATCGTATGCCCCCGTCATTGAGTCTGGAAccaatctctccatcttgAATTGGATACGGAATATATTCATCCCCTTATCAATCAAGGTGGTAATGGCCGAGACATCCGGGAAGATATAATCTGTACCCTGTAGCAATTACAGTCAGTTGATGAACGGACATCCCATAGCGAATGGTGATCATTTGCTGGAGGTCACATACCCATAC from Aspergillus oryzae RIB40 DNA, chromosome 1 encodes the following:
- a CDS encoding SUR7/PalI family protein (predicted protein); its protein translation is MGKGGRVLCIITPYALTIASLVCIIIVGLGCTNSGSSTLNDLYFFRADLQNMTTTATNQSTISQALSDAGVTVSDGDISAALEQVQKQFDLKDFYNIGLWGYCDGNVTNDKFEVSECSKPKGEFWFNPIEVWNLEETGVENGLPSGLRKSLNLYKNVSKWMFIAYIVAFVATVVELVVGVFAICSRWGSCVTTLISGVAFLFTAAASVTATAMFATVTGAFNENLKDYGMHGSMGKNIYVTTWLAVAFSLGAALFWMLSTCCCSGRSPYNHKNTPRGVTAEKTPYTYEPIGPQGHQQASPYNTSYPPPPPTQNRSNAYEPFRHV
- a CDS encoding glycoside hydrolase family 5 protein (endoglucanase), with translation MKFRNLFFAAVAGSAVAAPLAKEQKKRDSVFQWIGANESGAEFGENNLPGVWGTDYIFPDVSAITTLIDKGMNIFRIQFKMERLVPDSMTGAYDEAYLQNLTTVVNAVTDAGVHAILDPHNYGRFNGEIMSTPSDFQTFWKNLAGQFQSNSLVIFDTNNEYHDMDQELVLNLNQAAIDGIREAGATEQYIFVEGNSYTGAWTWTDVNDNMKNLEDPQDKIVYQMHQYLDSDGSGTSETCVSGTIGQERVTSATQWLKDNKKVGIIGEFAGGNNDQCKTAVKGMLDYLAENTDVWKGALWWAAGPWWGDYMYSLEPPNGVAFTGMLDVLQAYLG